GCGGTTTTGTCGAGCGTGCCAGCTATATGGCGGATATTGCCGAGAGCGCCCTGGCGGATATCCAGGTGCCGGATAAGCCCGGTTTTATCCGTTTTATCCGCCGTGAACCGCTGGGTGTGGCGCTGGTGATCGCACCCTGGAACTATCCCTACCTGACGGCGGTAAACGCGGTGATGCCGGCGCTGCTGGCCGGCAATGCGGTGCTGCTCAAGCATTCGGCGCAAACCCCGCTGTGCGCCGAGCGCATGGTCGAGGCCTTTAGCGAAGCTGGCTTGCCGGACGGAGTATTCCAGTACCTGCACTTGAGCCACGGCGAAACCGAGGCGCTGATCCAGGCGCCAACTATTGCCCATGTGGCCTTCACCGGTTCGGTACCCGGCGGCACCATGGTCGAGCGGGTGGCGGTGGGGCGCTTTCTCAGCATCGGCCTGGAGCTGGGCGGCAAGGATCCGGCCTATGTGCGCGCCGACGCTGACCTGGCCCATGCGGTGGAAACCACGATTGATGGGGCGTTCTTCAACTCCGGGCAATCCTGCTGCGGCATCGAGCGCATCTATGTGCACGAATCGCTGTATGACGCCTTCGTCGAGCAGGCGGTGGCGCTGGTCAAGCAGTACAAGCTCGGCCGCTCCGATGACCCGGGCACCACGTTAGGCCCACTGGTGCGTGCCGAAGCGGCGGATTTCGTGCGGGGGCAGATTCACGATGCCATCGAGCAGGGCGCTACCGCGCACTTAGTGCCAGCCGACTTTGCCATGGACCATCCCGGTTCGCAGTACCTGGCGCCGCAGGTGCTGACCAACGTGCATCACGGCATGCGGGTGATGACCGAAGAATCCTTCGGTCCGGTGGTGGGCATCCAGAAGGTCAAGGATGACGAAGAAGCCCTGGCGCTGATGAACGACAGCGAGTTTGGCCTGACGGCCGCGATCTTCAGCCGTGACGTGGATGCCGCCATGGCCCTGGCCGAACGGGTGGAGGCGGGCACGGTGTTTCTCAATCGCTGTGATTACCTCGACCCGGCACTGGCCTGGACCGGGGTGAAGAACTCCGGGCGCGGCTGCACGCTGTCCAGCGTCGGCTTCGAGCATGTTACCCGGCCGAAATCCTTCCATTTCAAGACCCAGCTGTGAGGCGCGCCATGGACCTGAATCACTACCGCATGAACTGGAATTACCCGACCTCGGTGCGCGTCGGCGTGGGCCGCATCAGCGAGCTGGCGGCGGCCTGCCGACAACTGGGCATGAGCGCACCGCTGCTGGTCACCGACCCTGGCCTTGCCGCACTGCCGATGATCGACCGTGCGCTGCTGCACTGTCGCGATGATGGCCTCAAGGCCGGGTTGTTCCATGGCATCAAGGGCAACCCCACCGGGCAGAACGTGATGGACGGGGTGGCCGCATTCAAGGCCGGCAAGCATGACGGGGTGATCGCCTTTGGCGGCGGCTCGGCGCTGGATGCCGGCAAGGCCATCGCCCTGATGGTCGGCCAGGAGCGGCCGTTGTGGGATTTCGAAGACATCGGCGACAACTGCAACCGCGTCAATGTTGCCGGCATGGCCCCGGTGGTGGCGGTGCCGACTACTGCCGGTACAGGCTCGGAAGTCGGCCGCGCCTCGGTGATCACCGATGATGCTGCGCATATCAAACGCATCATCTTCCACGCGCGCATGCTGCCGGCGCTGGTGATTCTCGACCCGGAACTGACCCTCGGCCTGCCAGCCAAGATCACTGCCGCCACTGGTATGGATGCGCTGTCACACAATCTGGAGGCCTTCTGCTCACCGCTGTTCCACCCCATGGCCGAGGGCATCGCCCTGGAAGGCATGCGCCTGGTGCAGGAGTATCTGCCGCGCGCAGTGGCGCAGGGCAGTGATGTGGAAGCGCGTTTGCAGATGCTGGTGGCGTCGAGCATGGGCGCGACCGCTTTCCAGCGCGGCCTGGGCGCCATGCACGCTTTGGCCCATCCGCTCGGCGCGCTGTACGACGTCCACCACGGCCTGCTCAATGCGGTGCTGATGCCCTATGTACTGGTGGCTAACCGAGAGCGCATCGAACCGCAGATGGAGAAAATGGCGCGCTACCTGAACCTGGCCAAGCCCGGTTTTACGGACGTACTTGAGTGGGTGATGGCGCTGCGTGAGCAGGTCGGCATCCCGCATAGCCTGGGCGAGATCGGCATTGATGATGCGCGCATCGAGCAGG
This DNA window, taken from Pseudomonas sp. SG20056, encodes the following:
- a CDS encoding iron-containing alcohol dehydrogenase, which produces MDLNHYRMNWNYPTSVRVGVGRISELAAACRQLGMSAPLLVTDPGLAALPMIDRALLHCRDDGLKAGLFHGIKGNPTGQNVMDGVAAFKAGKHDGVIAFGGGSALDAGKAIALMVGQERPLWDFEDIGDNCNRVNVAGMAPVVAVPTTAGTGSEVGRASVITDDAAHIKRIIFHARMLPALVILDPELTLGLPAKITAATGMDALSHNLEAFCSPLFHPMAEGIALEGMRLVQEYLPRAVAQGSDVEARLQMLVASSMGATAFQRGLGAMHALAHPLGALYDVHHGLLNAVLMPYVLVANRERIEPQMEKMARYLNLAKPGFTDVLEWVMALREQVGIPHSLGEIGIDDARIEQVGQMAEVDPSAGTNPIAFTAAQYSQLFEKALRGTL
- a CDS encoding aldehyde dehydrogenase family protein is translated as MSKLQCISPIDGSVYVERHLASNPEIQAALAKAELAQQAWKTTPLAERIAIGRKAIAVFAAKETQLAEELCWMMGRPIRYAAGEVRGFVERASYMADIAESALADIQVPDKPGFIRFIRREPLGVALVIAPWNYPYLTAVNAVMPALLAGNAVLLKHSAQTPLCAERMVEAFSEAGLPDGVFQYLHLSHGETEALIQAPTIAHVAFTGSVPGGTMVERVAVGRFLSIGLELGGKDPAYVRADADLAHAVETTIDGAFFNSGQSCCGIERIYVHESLYDAFVEQAVALVKQYKLGRSDDPGTTLGPLVRAEAADFVRGQIHDAIEQGATAHLVPADFAMDHPGSQYLAPQVLTNVHHGMRVMTEESFGPVVGIQKVKDDEEALALMNDSEFGLTAAIFSRDVDAAMALAERVEAGTVFLNRCDYLDPALAWTGVKNSGRGCTLSSVGFEHVTRPKSFHFKTQL